One genomic segment of [Phormidium] sp. ETS-05 includes these proteins:
- a CDS encoding glycosyltransferase, producing MEEQEPKQLRAEALLQTLNPLWPFIPADAKLLVELGDGDSGTKEYYQRINPQGQYISIDAENPNPDISPSSVDCLLCHDYLSHLRQPGVFLEQAATWLQPEGQVLARVANPQHWHRIVQLLRGNSIETVEPTRNRVSIELFTLNNIKELFAAAGLRVYEIQTIDSKGEEFPEFLRLMAPIIPALGIDSTTFATQTGAAEYLIRATKSPTPPRRLFIQTILMAPTGCDRVRVIEPDSFSATIPGVRTFSQVKTADLKAGLPNEEKVFIWQRTILSYPDSIPQLKQLLQRDYLIVAEIDDDPLRRPEYEQNQFLSYRGCHCVQTSTEPLAAYLRQHNPNVAVFPNQLAYLSPWGDGEQGSRGAGEQGSRGDGVITIFFGALNRENDWQPIMASLNKILSQHQERIRCQVIHDRRFFDGLETSQKEFTPFCPYERYLEILAGCDIALLPLGETRINSMKSDLKFLECAGHGAAVLASPTVYEKSIIDGETGLIYHNSTEFETLLNQLITDGEMRQRLATNAYNWVAQNRLLCQHYRQRRDWYLQMRDQLPRLNQELRDRVPELFD from the coding sequence ATGGAAGAACAAGAACCAAAGCAATTGAGGGCTGAAGCCCTACTACAAACCTTAAATCCTTTATGGCCATTCATTCCCGCTGACGCCAAATTATTGGTAGAACTGGGAGACGGTGACAGTGGCACCAAGGAATATTACCAGCGCATCAACCCCCAGGGCCAATATATCAGCATCGATGCCGAAAACCCCAACCCCGACATCTCCCCCAGTAGCGTTGACTGCCTTCTGTGCCATGACTACCTCTCCCACCTGCGCCAACCAGGGGTTTTTCTAGAACAAGCCGCCACATGGCTGCAACCAGAGGGTCAGGTTTTGGCTCGCGTTGCCAACCCGCAACACTGGCATCGCATTGTCCAACTCCTCCGGGGTAATTCTATAGAAACCGTCGAACCGACCAGAAACCGGGTTTCTATAGAGCTTTTTACCCTCAACAATATCAAGGAATTATTCGCCGCTGCGGGGTTGCGAGTTTATGAAATCCAAACTATCGACAGCAAGGGAGAAGAATTCCCGGAATTTCTGCGGCTAATGGCTCCTATTATCCCGGCTCTGGGTATTGACAGCACTACTTTTGCCACCCAAACTGGCGCTGCCGAATACCTCATCCGCGCTACCAAATCTCCCACACCCCCCCGCCGCCTGTTCATCCAAACTATTTTGATGGCTCCCACGGGGTGCGATCGAGTGCGTGTCATCGAACCAGACAGTTTCAGCGCCACCATTCCCGGCGTCCGCACCTTCTCCCAAGTAAAAACCGCCGATTTAAAAGCCGGACTCCCCAACGAAGAGAAAGTATTTATTTGGCAGCGCACTATCCTAAGTTATCCCGATTCCATCCCCCAGCTCAAACAACTGTTGCAGCGAGATTATCTCATTGTCGCCGAAATTGACGATGACCCCCTGCGCCGTCCCGAATACGAGCAAAATCAGTTTCTCAGCTATCGAGGATGTCATTGCGTCCAAACTTCTACCGAACCCCTCGCCGCCTACCTGCGCCAGCATAACCCTAATGTAGCGGTTTTTCCCAACCAGCTCGCCTATTTGTCACCTTGGGGGGATGGGGAGCAGGGGAGCAGGGGAGCAGGGGAGCAAGGGAGCAGGGGAGACGGGGTTATAACCATATTTTTTGGGGCGTTGAATCGGGAAAATGATTGGCAGCCAATTATGGCCAGTTTGAATAAAATCCTGTCCCAGCATCAGGAACGCATCCGCTGCCAAGTTATACACGATCGGCGCTTTTTCGATGGTTTGGAAACTTCCCAAAAAGAATTTACCCCATTTTGTCCCTATGAGCGGTATTTAGAAATACTAGCCGGTTGTGATATTGCCCTGTTGCCTCTAGGGGAAACCCGTATTAATAGCATGAAATCTGACCTGAAATTTCTGGAATGTGCTGGCCACGGGGCAGCGGTTCTGGCCAGTCCAACCGTATATGAAAAATCAATTATTGACGGAGAAACCGGTTTAATTTATCATAATAGCACAGAATTTGAGACCTTGCTCAATCAATTAATTACCGATGGAGAAATGCGCCAGCGGCTAGCCACCAATGCCTATAACTGGGTTGCCCAAAATCGCCTTTTATGCCAACATTACCGCCAGCGTCGGGATTGGTATTTGCAAATGCGGGACCAATTGCCGCGCCTGAATCAGGAATTGCGCGATCGTGTGCCAGAATTATTTGATTAG
- a CDS encoding tetratricopeptide repeat protein, with protein sequence MLRQWLLLLSRPSLAIGITLLLGSSFAPVSWAQSRKQLSGLTATGENYITQNTESLQKNGTLEPGDRTLERDGSLYDMHIFSGKAGQTITITLESPDFDTYLILLDAEGNKLADNDDVAENNSNSTVTATLPADGDYAIIVNGYDANSRGNYTLTVTPTTAPQPNPQTNRADTGNSEADRLVQEGLRLFQQGTAESLRAALEKLSAARQLYHAAGNPAREALTLLGMGRINDDLGDKQQALSYYNQALPLFRQVGDKRGEALALNNIGLVYSNLGDQQQALSYYNQALPLFRQVGDKGGEAMTLNNIGGVYDALGDKQQALSYYNQALPLFRQVGDKGGEATTLNNIGGVYDALGDKQQALSYYNQALPLFRQVGDKGGEATTLNNIGGVYDALGDKQLALNYYNQALPLYRQVGDKGGEAAALNNIGAVYSDLGDKQLALNYYNQALPLYRQVGDKGGEAAALNNIGAVYNSLGDQQQALNYYNQALPLLRQVEDKRGEATTLNNIGGVYSALGDKQQALNYYNQALPLLRQVGDKGGEAAALNNIGAVYSELGDKQQALSYYNQALPLYKQVGDKGGEATILNGIGGVYSALGDKQQALSYYNQALPLVRQVGYKGGEAAALNNIGGVYSALGDKQQALSYYNQALPLLRQVGDKQGEAAALYNLAFTQRSQQQLDAALTNIEAAITIIEDLRSKIISPELRQSYFAENQDAYQFYIDLLMQLHQQQPEKGYDIKAFNASERSRARTLLELLVEANADIRTGADPQLLEQERNIEQQINALEVRRIELSNRPNSQPEIEQLKAQEANLLQQRRDLANQIRAKSPKFAALKYPQPLTLAQVQQQVLDENTILLQYSLGQDRSYLWAVTKNGFTTHILPGEQDIITAVTQFRDIILDPPSPGEEKTIPPQLITQAQQLSQMLLGPVANELADKRLLFAPDGVLFTLPFNALNLPNATEYAPLISQYEIVTATSSSTVAISRQELAGRTPAPRTLAVIADPVFSADDERITGKKASASSTISLPRALERSLADLNRNSIERLPGSRREGEQILALVPANQSTQAFDFDASKETTTEPDISQYRFIHLATHGFVNTKQPELSGIILSLVDQNGQPENGYLRLNDIFNLNLPAELVVLSACETGLGQEVRGEGLVGLTRGLMYAGARGVVVSLWKVNDDATAELMVKFYQQMLSQNIPAPVALRTAQVQMWQKWQHPRYWAAFTIQGEWR encoded by the coding sequence ATGCTGCGTCAATGGTTGTTGCTTCTATCTCGCCCCAGCTTAGCCATCGGAATCACCCTGCTGCTGGGTTCCAGTTTTGCCCCGGTGAGTTGGGCACAGTCGCGAAAGCAGTTGTCAGGATTAACCGCCACTGGGGAGAACTACATCACCCAAAATACTGAATCACTGCAAAAAAACGGCACCCTAGAACCGGGAGATAGAACACTGGAGCGAGATGGCAGCCTCTACGATATGCACATCTTCTCCGGTAAAGCGGGTCAAACCATCACTATCACCCTAGAAAGTCCCGACTTTGACACCTATTTAATTCTCCTGGATGCTGAGGGAAACAAGCTGGCGGATAATGACGATGTAGCAGAAAATAATTCCAACTCCACAGTCACCGCCACTTTACCCGCCGATGGGGATTATGCCATCATCGTCAACGGTTACGATGCCAACAGTCGCGGTAACTACACCCTCACCGTCACCCCCACCACCGCCCCACAACCAAACCCCCAAACCAACAGAGCAGACACAGGCAACTCAGAAGCAGATAGACTGGTTCAAGAGGGATTACGGCTATTTCAGCAAGGCACAGCAGAATCATTGCGGGCAGCCTTGGAAAAGTTATCAGCCGCTCGCCAACTCTATCACGCCGCTGGGAATCCAGCACGCGAAGCCCTCACGTTGCTGGGTATGGGCAGAATTAATGATGACCTCGGAGACAAGCAACAGGCACTATCCTACTACAACCAAGCCTTACCCCTGTTTAGACAAGTGGGGGATAAACGCGGGGAAGCCCTTGCTCTCAACAATATTGGCCTAGTTTACTCCAACCTCGGAGACCAGCAACAGGCACTATCCTACTACAACCAAGCCTTACCCCTGTTTAGACAAGTGGGGGATAAGGGGGGGGAAGCCATGACTCTCAACAATATTGGCGGGGTTTACGACGCCCTGGGAGACAAGCAACAGGCACTATCCTACTACAACCAAGCTTTACCCCTGTTTAGACAAGTGGGGGATAAGGGGGGGGAAGCCACTACTCTCAACAATATTGGCGGGGTTTACGACGCCCTGGGAGACAAGCAACAGGCACTATCCTACTACAACCAAGCTTTACCCCTGTTTAGACAAGTGGGGGATAAGGGGGGGGAAGCCACTACTCTCAACAATATTGGCGGGGTTTACGACGCCCTGGGAGACAAGCAACTTGCCCTAAATTACTACAACCAAGCCTTACCTCTGTATAGACAAGTGGGGGATAAGGGGGGGGAAGCTGCTGCTCTCAACAATATTGGCGCAGTTTACTCCGACCTGGGAGACAAGCAACTTGCCCTAAATTACTACAACCAAGCCTTACCTCTGTATAGACAAGTGGGGGATAAGGGGGGGGAAGCTGCTGCTCTCAACAATATTGGTGCAGTTTACAACTCCCTGGGAGACCAGCAACAGGCACTAAATTACTACAACCAAGCCTTACCCCTGTTAAGGCAAGTGGAGGATAAACGGGGGGAAGCCACTACTCTCAACAATATTGGCGGGGTTTACTCCGCCCTAGGAGACAAGCAACAGGCACTAAATTACTACAACCAAGCCTTACCCCTGTTAAGGCAAGTGGGAGACAAGGGGGGGGAAGCTGCTGCTCTCAACAATATTGGTGCAGTTTACTCCGAACTAGGAGATAAGCAACAGGCACTATCCTACTATAACCAAGCCTTACCCCTGTATAAGCAAGTGGGGGATAAGGGGGGAGAAGCTACTATTCTCAACGGTATTGGCGGGGTTTACTCCGCCCTTGGAGACAAGCAACAGGCACTATCCTACTACAACCAAGCCTTACCCCTAGTGAGGCAAGTGGGGTATAAGGGGGGGGAAGCTGCTGCTCTCAACAATATTGGCGGGGTTTACTCCGCCCTTGGAGACAAGCAACAGGCACTATCCTACTACAACCAAGCCTTACCCCTGTTAAGACAAGTGGGGGATAAGCAGGGGGAAGCTGCTGCTCTCTATAATCTCGCTTTTACACAACGCAGCCAACAGCAACTAGATGCAGCCCTCACTAATATCGAAGCCGCCATTACCATTATCGAAGACTTGCGCAGCAAAATCATCAGCCCCGAATTGCGTCAGTCCTACTTTGCTGAGAATCAGGATGCTTACCAATTCTACATTGACCTGTTGATGCAGTTGCACCAACAACAGCCAGAGAAAGGATATGATATCAAAGCCTTCAACGCCTCGGAAAGGTCGCGGGCTCGCACACTCCTAGAGCTGCTCGTCGAAGCCAACGCCGATATCCGTACTGGAGCTGACCCACAACTCCTAGAACAAGAACGGAACATTGAACAACAAATAAACGCCCTAGAAGTCAGACGCATCGAACTATCCAACCGCCCCAACTCCCAACCGGAAATCGAACAGCTAAAAGCACAAGAAGCCAACCTACTGCAACAACGGCGAGACCTGGCCAACCAAATTCGCGCCAAATCTCCCAAATTCGCCGCTCTTAAATATCCCCAACCCCTCACCTTAGCCCAAGTGCAGCAACAAGTATTAGATGAAAATACCATTTTGCTGCAATATTCCCTCGGTCAAGACCGCAGTTATTTATGGGCTGTCACCAAAAATGGTTTCACCACCCATATCCTCCCCGGCGAGCAAGATATCATCACCGCTGTCACACAATTTCGGGATATCATCCTTGACCCCCCCAGTCCAGGAGAAGAAAAAACTATCCCCCCGCAACTCATCACCCAAGCCCAACAACTCAGCCAAATGCTCCTCGGCCCCGTTGCCAATGAATTGGCAGATAAACGCCTACTATTCGCCCCGGATGGGGTATTATTTACTTTACCATTTAACGCCTTAAATCTGCCCAATGCCACTGAATATGCCCCCCTCATCTCCCAATATGAAATCGTCACCGCCACCTCCTCATCCACAGTGGCCATATCCCGCCAAGAACTAGCCGGAAGGACTCCCGCTCCCCGCACTTTAGCGGTTATCGCCGACCCAGTATTTAGTGCCGATGACGAGCGAATTACCGGGAAAAAAGCCAGTGCTTCATCAACTATATCTCTTCCCCGTGCCTTAGAGCGCTCTTTAGCGGATTTAAACCGCAATAGCATCGAACGTTTACCAGGCAGTCGCCGGGAAGGGGAGCAGATTTTGGCCTTAGTTCCTGCCAACCAAAGCACCCAAGCCTTTGACTTTGATGCCAGTAAAGAAACTACCACAGAACCTGACATCAGTCAATACCGGTTTATCCATTTAGCTACACATGGTTTTGTCAATACAAAGCAGCCCGAATTATCGGGGATAATTTTATCTTTAGTTGACCAAAACGGACAACCAGAAAACGGTTATCTGCGGCTGAATGATATTTTTAACCTGAATTTGCCCGCTGAATTGGTGGTATTATCAGCCTGCGAAACCGGACTGGGACAAGAAGTGAGAGGAGAGGGTTTAGTCGGGTTAACTCGCGGGTTGATGTATGCAGGAGCCAGGGGAGTAGTGGTGAGTTTGTGGAAAGTGAATGATGATGCTACCGCCGAGCTAATGGTGAAATTTTACCAGCAAATGTTATCCCAAAATATCCCGGCTCCGGTAGCCTTAAGAACCGCCCAAGTCCAGATGTGGCAAAAATGGCAACATCCCCGTTATTGGGCCGCCTTTACAATTCAGGGAGAATGGCGCTAG
- a CDS encoding glycosyltransferase, whose translation MTHQIIQFLPPDAEIIITVGNNAIRTEYQRINPQCQVITIDENDNPDISPNTVDCLAFDGIIPPQLLANSAIWLKPNGQVLARVPNLQYWLQIVNLLQGNWAASPTQRFTLPEIKQMFAAAGLRLYEIQTLGEQTAEFQRNVGWAGLLNSELLPVNRSVALPTLQPTTAEFQRFLQLMTPVINRLGIDAGAFATQTGAAEYLIRAIKSPTPPRRLLIQTNMMGSWPVYRIRTLEPDRFSRTIPGVRTVSLVKSADLKVGLPGEEKVFIWQRSILRYPQDIPLLKQLLQRDYLIVAETDDDPLYRPEYEQGQFLNFRGCHCVQTSTEPLAAYLRQHNPNVAVFPNHLAYLPRFVVGLQPKKNDEVTLFFGAFRRESDWAPIMPGLNRVLTRCKTGVRVKVIYDRSFWEALETSEKEFEPLCEYDRYQEILRSCDIALLPLLPTRFNQMKSDLKFLECCSHGVAVLASPTVYDQSIIEGETGLIYRSETEFETMLAQLIADTSLRQRLATNAYHWVAQNRLLCQHYRQRRDWYLQMRDQLPRLNQELRSRVPELFE comes from the coding sequence ATGACCCATCAGATAATCCAGTTCCTCCCGCCGGACGCCGAAATTATCATCACTGTTGGCAATAATGCTATCCGTACTGAATACCAGCGCATTAACCCCCAGTGCCAAGTTATCACTATTGATGAAAATGACAACCCGGACATTTCCCCCAATACGGTTGACTGTTTGGCATTTGACGGCATTATCCCGCCACAGCTCCTGGCTAACTCTGCCATCTGGCTGAAACCTAATGGCCAAGTCCTCGCCCGCGTTCCTAATCTCCAATATTGGCTGCAAATTGTCAATCTGTTGCAGGGAAACTGGGCAGCTTCCCCTACCCAGCGGTTTACTCTCCCGGAGATTAAACAAATGTTCGCTGCTGCGGGTTTGCGGCTTTATGAAATTCAGACTCTGGGCGAGCAAACTGCCGAATTCCAAAGAAACGTAGGGTGGGCAGGTCTGCTCAATTCTGAGTTGCTCCCAGTAAACAGGTCAGTGGCCCTGCCCACCCTACAGCCTACTACTGCCGAATTCCAAAGGTTTCTGCAACTGATGACCCCAGTAATTAATCGTCTCGGTATCGACGCTGGGGCCTTTGCTACCCAAACTGGAGCCGCTGAATACCTCATCCGCGCTATTAAATCTCCCACACCCCCCCGCCGTCTGTTGATTCAAACGAATATGATGGGGTCTTGGCCAGTTTACCGCATCCGCACTTTAGAGCCGGACCGCTTCAGTCGGACGATTCCGGGAGTCCGTACCGTCTCCCTGGTGAAATCTGCTGATTTAAAGGTGGGACTCCCTGGTGAGGAGAAGGTTTTTATCTGGCAAAGGTCTATCCTCCGCTATCCCCAGGATATCCCGTTACTGAAACAACTGCTGCAGCGGGATTATTTGATTGTGGCGGAAACGGACGATGACCCGCTCTACCGTCCTGAATACGAGCAGGGGCAGTTTCTCAATTTCCGAGGTTGTCACTGCGTGCAAACTTCCACGGAACCTCTGGCCGCCTACTTACGCCAGCATAACCCAAATGTGGCGGTGTTTCCCAACCATTTGGCCTATTTACCAAGGTTCGTAGTTGGGCTTCAGCCCAAAAAAAACGATGAGGTGACGCTGTTTTTCGGGGCCTTTCGCCGCGAGTCGGACTGGGCGCCAATTATGCCGGGTTTAAATCGGGTGTTGACTCGGTGTAAAACTGGGGTGCGGGTAAAGGTGATTTATGACCGGAGTTTCTGGGAGGCTTTGGAAACGTCAGAAAAAGAGTTTGAGCCGTTGTGCGAGTACGATCGCTACCAGGAAATCCTCCGATCGTGCGATATCGCCCTCCTCCCCCTCCTTCCCACCCGCTTTAACCAGATGAAATCAGACCTGAAATTTCTGGAATGCTGCAGCCACGGCGTCGCCGTCCTCGCTAGTCCCACCGTCTATGACCAATCAATTATTGAGGGAGAAACCGGCTTAATTTACCGCTCTGAAACCGAATTCGAGACCATGCTCGCCCAACTCATCGCCGATACTTCACTCCGCCAGCGTCTCGCCACCAACGCCTATCACTGGGTTGCCCAAAACCGCCTTTTATGTCAACATTACCGCCAGCGTCGGGATTGGTATTTGCAAATGCGGGACCAATTACCGCGCCTGAATCAAGAATTGCGCTCCCGCGTCCCAGAATTATTTGAGTAG
- a CDS encoding serine protease encodes MNKKLMAVFFASLLGVLLISNLSLVNAQSPTLKIAQMPMTVTPESSQAAVGSRPYIPPNLPQSENPFDPGDRAIIGEDNRIEVRSRRYPWTTIGRLESVDKDGDINAFCTGSLIEEDLVLTNAHCLIDKSTHRPTEHQIRFKPNLINGRSQDTALVTAYEYGTNFADDKNADDWALLKIDQPLGRKYGFLGWKTLDFSSSQLISAVSEKLNLAGYSGDFPKDNPGETAGLHQKCSVVDLSDDGSLLHNCDTTGGASGSPIFGLFDDDNYYILALHAGSVTYSDGRVINYAMQVSRWAPQAKEMSQRRFSE; translated from the coding sequence ATGAATAAAAAATTGATGGCTGTGTTTTTTGCGTCTTTATTAGGCGTGTTGCTAATTAGTAATTTGTCATTAGTAAATGCCCAATCTCCCACTCTCAAAATTGCCCAAATGCCCATGACTGTTACTCCTGAGTCGTCTCAGGCGGCGGTGGGGTCAAGGCCATATATTCCGCCTAACCTCCCCCAGTCGGAAAACCCTTTTGACCCCGGGGACAGGGCAATTATTGGTGAGGATAACCGCATAGAAGTGCGCAGCAGGCGGTATCCTTGGACGACGATCGGTCGCCTGGAATCGGTGGACAAGGATGGGGACATTAATGCTTTTTGTACTGGTAGCCTCATCGAAGAAGATTTAGTTTTAACTAATGCTCACTGTTTGATTGATAAAAGCACGCATCGACCCACGGAACATCAAATTAGGTTTAAACCAAATTTAATTAATGGCCGGAGTCAAGACACAGCTTTAGTGACAGCATACGAGTACGGCACGAACTTTGCCGATGATAAGAATGCTGACGATTGGGCATTGTTGAAAATCGACCAACCCCTAGGGAGGAAATATGGGTTTTTGGGTTGGAAAACACTTGATTTCTCTAGTTCTCAGTTGATTTCTGCAGTTTCTGAAAAATTGAATTTAGCGGGTTATTCCGGTGATTTCCCCAAAGACAATCCTGGTGAAACTGCTGGTTTGCACCAAAAATGCAGCGTAGTTGATTTATCTGATGACGGTAGCTTGTTGCACAATTGCGATACCACTGGCGGGGCTTCTGGCTCCCCGATTTTTGGCCTATTTGATGACGATAATTATTATATTCTTGCTCTTCACGCGGGAAGTGTTACATATTCCGATGGACGAGTAATCAACTATGCGATGCAAGTATCCCGCTGGGCACCTCAAGCCAAGGAAATGAGCCAGAGAAGGTTTTCAGAGTGA
- a CDS encoding glycosyltransferase: protein MTKNKGQITMWGINIAGHVSGEFGLGEAVRANIRSLEAAGIPFVINNFSRSPHRKQDTTYQNFSQNNPYPINLIQVNADQMELFAKVVGKSYFEGKYNIGFWAWELPEFPDEWMGAFDLFDEIWTYSGYCQDAISRVSPIPVIKVMPSVSLPTPELGKSQLGLPQNKFIFLFSFDFFSIFERKNPLAVITAFQQAFGQDNRVLLVVKCSNSQRFPTQTQAMQAAVAGWDNIVIIDKVLARAEVNALLYNCDAYVSLHRSEGFGLGMAEAMFYGKPVIATGYSANLEFMNVANSFLVKYDLVALEQDIRPYKKGNLWAEPDINHAAELMAWVFKNQEAAAQVGARGQRDINLLLSPEARGKHIATRLSKNPLVKSQQVSPLVSICIPTYNGAEFIREALESALAQTYRPLEIIVSDDGSTDNTLEIVNGVLSLVPCPLSLEQGQMTNDQGQMTNDQGQITNLRILSHENYGLVQNWNYCLEQARGKYVKFLFQDDILAPDCVAEMVKLAEEDEDVGLVFAPRELILAQKDKNNPNLVRASQRNRDLHRGWTRLQRLQWGSDLLHDVNFMRHPLNKIGEPSNVLLKREVVLELGGFDVGLCQLVDVDMWWRMMGRGKIGFVDKSLSFFRVHRHQQTWVNMFTGKNAQDYELFCQKVLFGAEYGFLDEQFKERVRRELQPILFFEGLASSVHYYRQHPGDEEGINNLRLARHQLARKFLDIPDAELKSAYLGYPGKGYKLLWQSGIKSETLTTEERKFLGELRDYLGRGFNQPQDMQYFLAATLYGYCYQLPVKYENAAIPVWFFDDFLRLLVEKPRQFADREEQEVYSGYLRQLGDYVRDEIYGKSSPVVRQKVAAVFGKMGLSGNG from the coding sequence ATGACCAAGAACAAAGGACAAATAACCATGTGGGGAATTAACATTGCTGGCCATGTAAGCGGCGAATTTGGGTTAGGGGAGGCAGTGCGGGCTAATATCAGGTCACTGGAGGCGGCGGGGATTCCTTTTGTCATCAATAATTTTAGCCGCAGTCCCCACCGCAAGCAAGATACAACCTATCAAAACTTTTCCCAGAATAATCCTTATCCGATAAATTTAATCCAAGTCAATGCCGACCAAATGGAGTTATTTGCCAAGGTGGTGGGCAAAAGTTATTTTGAAGGTAAATATAATATCGGCTTTTGGGCGTGGGAATTACCAGAGTTTCCTGATGAATGGATGGGCGCTTTTGATTTATTTGATGAAATCTGGACTTATAGCGGTTATTGCCAAGATGCGATTTCCCGTGTTTCCCCCATCCCAGTCATCAAAGTTATGCCTAGTGTTTCGCTCCCTACTCCAGAGTTAGGCAAATCACAGCTAGGTTTGCCCCAAAATAAGTTTATTTTTCTGTTTAGCTTTGATTTTTTCAGCATTTTTGAGCGGAAAAATCCCCTCGCCGTCATCACGGCTTTTCAACAGGCGTTTGGCCAAGATAACCGGGTGTTACTGGTGGTAAAATGTTCTAATTCCCAGCGTTTCCCAACCCAGACACAGGCAATGCAGGCGGCGGTTGCTGGTTGGGATAATATCGTAATCATTGATAAAGTTTTGGCCAGAGCTGAGGTCAACGCTTTATTATATAATTGTGATGCTTATGTGTCCCTGCATCGCTCCGAGGGTTTCGGACTGGGGATGGCGGAAGCGATGTTTTATGGTAAACCGGTGATTGCCACTGGCTATTCCGCTAATTTAGAATTTATGAACGTGGCGAATAGTTTTTTGGTCAAATATGATTTAGTTGCCCTAGAGCAGGATATCAGACCTTATAAAAAAGGGAATTTGTGGGCGGAACCGGATATCAACCATGCGGCGGAGTTGATGGCGTGGGTTTTTAAAAACCAGGAGGCGGCGGCGCAAGTAGGGGCCAGGGGTCAGCGGGATATCAATTTGCTCCTCAGTCCTGAAGCGAGGGGTAAGCATATTGCTACCAGGTTATCTAAAAACCCGCTGGTTAAGAGTCAGCAGGTTTCGCCGCTGGTGAGCATCTGCATCCCCACGTACAACGGGGCGGAATTTATCCGGGAAGCTCTAGAGAGTGCTTTGGCGCAAACTTACCGACCTCTGGAGATTATTGTATCTGATGATGGCTCTACGGACAATACATTGGAAATTGTCAATGGTGTTTTGTCCCTTGTCCCTTGTCCCTTGTCCCTTGAGCAAGGACAAATGACAAATGACCAAGGACAAATGACAAATGACCAAGGACAAATAACCAATCTGCGCATTTTGAGCCATGAGAATTACGGCTTGGTGCAGAATTGGAATTATTGCCTAGAGCAGGCGCGGGGGAAATATGTTAAATTTTTGTTTCAAGATGATATTCTAGCGCCGGATTGTGTGGCAGAAATGGTGAAACTGGCGGAAGAGGATGAGGATGTGGGTTTGGTGTTTGCACCCCGCGAACTGATTCTCGCTCAAAAGGATAAGAATAATCCCAATTTGGTGAGAGCCAGCCAAAGAAACCGCGATTTGCATCGGGGGTGGACGCGGTTACAGCGGTTGCAGTGGGGTAGTGATTTGCTGCATGATGTTAATTTCATGCGTCATCCGCTGAATAAGATAGGGGAACCCAGCAATGTGCTGTTAAAACGGGAGGTTGTGCTGGAACTGGGGGGTTTTGATGTGGGTTTGTGCCAGTTGGTGGATGTGGATATGTGGTGGCGGATGATGGGGAGAGGCAAAATTGGGTTTGTGGATAAAAGCCTGTCGTTTTTCCGGGTTCACCGCCACCAGCAAACTTGGGTGAATATGTTTACGGGTAAAAATGCGCAGGATTATGAGTTGTTTTGTCAGAAGGTGTTGTTTGGGGCTGAGTATGGGTTTTTAGATGAGCAGTTTAAGGAGCGGGTACGCCGGGAACTGCAGCCGATATTGTTTTTTGAGGGTTTGGCGAGTAGTGTTCATTATTATCGTCAGCATCCGGGGGATGAGGAAGGGATTAATAACCTGAGATTAGCTCGCCACCAGCTTGCTAGAAAGTTTTTGGATATTCCTGATGCTGAGTTGAAATCTGCCTATCTAGGTTATCCGGGTAAGGGGTATAAACTGCTATGGCAAAGCGGGATAAAGTCTGAGACGTTAACGACGGAAGAGCGGAAGTTTTTGGGGGAATTGAGGGATTATCTGGGTCGGGGATTTAATCAGCCGCAGGATATGCAGTATTTTTTGGCGGCTACTCTTTATGGTTATTGTTACCAGCTACCGGTGAAATATGAAAATGCGGCGATACCGGTGTGGTTTTTTGATGATTTTTTAAGGTTGCTGGTGGAAAAACCCCGTCAGTTTGCTGACAGGGAGGAGCAGGAGGTTTACTCTGGGTATCTCCGACAGTTAGGAGATTATGTCCGTGATGAGATTTATGGGAAGAGTAGTCCGGTGGTGCGGCAAAAAGTGGCGGCGGTTTTTGGAAAGATGGGGTTGAGTGGGAATGGTTGA